Within Palaeococcus ferrophilus DSM 13482, the genomic segment AGGTTCTCAGGGTGATTGACGACTGGGCCGTTCTAGATGCCACGGCCTTCTACCCCGAGGGCGGCGGCCAGCCCTACGACACCGGAACGCTCGAGGTGAACGGGGAGGAGGTCAAGGTAACCAACGTCCAGAAGATAGGGAAGGTCATCCTCCACAGGGTTGAGAAGCCAGAGCTCTTCAAGGAAGGAACCGAAGTCCACGGAAGGCTCGACTGGGAGAGGAGAATCCAGCACATGCGCCACCACACGGGGACCCACGTCCTCATGGGTGCGCTCGTTCGCGTTTTAGGAAAACACGTCTGGCAGGCCGGAAGTCAGATCACCACCGACTGGGCCAGGCTCGATATAAGCCACTACAAGCGCATAAGCGAGGAGGAGCTCAGGGAGATTGAGAGGCTCGCCAACAGGGCGGTGATGGAGAACAGGCCAGTGAAGTGGGAGTGGCTCCCGAGAACCGAGGCGGAGATTAAGTACGGCTTTAGGTTGTACCAGGGTGGAGTAGTGCCGGGAAGGGTGATAAGAGTGCTCAACATCAAGGACTGGGACGTCCAGGCCTGCGGTGGAACTCACCTTCCGAACACCGGTCTCATCGGCCCCATAAAGATACTGAGAACCGAGAGAATCCAGGACGGCGTTGAGCGCATTGTGTTCGCCGCAGGCGAGGCCGCCATCAACTGGATGCAGGAGAGCGAGAGAATACTCAAGAGGACCGCCGAGACCTTCCGCGTTCCGGTTGAGAAGGTACCCGAAACAGCGGAGAGGTTCTTCAACGAGTGGAAAGAGGCAAGAAAGGAGGTCGAGAAGCTCAGGAAGGAGCTGGCCAAGCTTCTCGTCTACGAGCTTGAGAGTGAGGTCGAGAGGATCGGCGAGGTCGAGTTCGTAGGGAAGGTCGTGGAAGGGGCCATGGACGACCTCAGGGAAGCTGCTAACAAGCTCAGGAAGGAGAAGCGCGTGGTCGTGCTGATAAGCAGGGAGGGCCACTTCGTTGTTGCAGTTGGAGACGGCCTTGAGGTTAAAGCGGGCGACCTTGCGAAGGTAATAACGAGCGTCGCCGGTGGCGGCGGTGGAGGAAGGAAAGAACTTGCCCAGGGCAGGATAAAGAACCCGCTCAAGGCTGAGGAAGCCATAGCCGAGGTGAAGAAGAGCCTCGGCTGACCCCAAATTTTCTTTCTCACTCCGTTTTTCTGTACTTCACGACTATCGTCTCGTTGGTTCTCCAGAAGGGCAGTTTGTGGGCTTTGATCTCGATTTTTGCGGAGCCTTTGCGGTGGACGACCTCGTCCGTTAGCTTCCCTGGCAGCTGGAACTGGATGTATATCTCCTCTGGAAGCTCGTCTTTCTTAACCGTGACCTTGAACTCCCCGGTTCCCTTTATGTTCTCCTCACCGTAGCGCACGAGGTAGGATGTACCCTCGGGGAAGATTATCTCGAGGTCGAAGCCGTCAACGTAGGGCTCGACCTTCAACCCGAAGAGGCCCGCCCCATCGGGCGTTACGTAAGTCACGCTCTCGTTCTTCACGTAGAAAACGTCCATGTACGAGAAGCTCGCCGGCGGTAGCTCCGCCGTCTCAACGGCGTACGCCAGGAGGGCGAGTGTTATTAGTGTGAGTATGATGAGTGCTTTGTTCATCCTTCATCACCAAAATGGTTTTGGAGGGGGAGATATATAACCTTTCTTCACAGCCCCGTGGGGTCGTCTATGAAGATAGCATCCAGCCCAAGGCGCCCCCTGAGGACGTCCATGAGGGCCTTAACGCCGAGGGTCTCCGTCTTGTAGTGGCCGGCAACAAGGACGCTCTGCTCCATATCCTGCGCCGTCAGATAGTCCGCGTGGCCGAACTCCCCCGTGATGAGGAGGTCTATGCCCCTCCGGTGGGCCTCTTCGAGGGCGAAGGCACCCTCTCCGCTGACCGCCCCGACGGTTTTGACCTCCCGCTTTCCGAACTCGTAGGTTTTTACCTCCGTGTTGAGCTTTTCCGCGATTATCTGGGCGACCTTCTCCATCGGCTGGGGCTCATCGAACTCCCCCCAGAAGCCCACGCTTAGCCCCCTGTACTCTCCAAAGGGTCCCTTGGGTTCAAGGCCGAGCAACCCGAGGAGTCCAACGTTGTTCCCCACCTCCGGATGGGCATCGAGGGGGAGATGGGCCACATAGAGGTTAATTCCAGAGGAGATGAGCGCCTTCAGGCGTTTGTAGTGTATCCCCGTGACGTAATCTATGCCCCCCCAGATCATGCCGTGGTGGACTATCAGCATGTCGGCACCGCCTTTAGCGGCCCTCTCGATGGTTCTGAGGGTAGCATCCACGGCGAAGGCCACCCTCTCCACTTCCTCCTTCCCCTCGACCTGGAGGCCGTTGCTCGATTTGTCCGGATACGCGCTTATGTTGAGGTACCCATCGAGAAACTTCACAACTTCGTCGCGCTTCAAGTTCCCCACCACCTCTAACTGGCACAACCAACTTAAAAATCATCGTCCCCATCGAGAGAGAAGGCCTTTTTCCCGAGCTCATAGACGTTCCCCTTGAAGACGATGCAGCTCCCCGGACAGATTTTCTTCAGGGGGCAGCTCTCGCATGATGGGCCTATCTCGACCCTCTCGATGTAGCCGAGGCTCTCGAGTATCTTCAGCATCCCATCGACCTCTTCGGTACTGGTGTTCAGCCTCTCCGCCAGCGCCTCCGGTGTTCTGACGCCGCTTTTTATGAGCTCTAGGGCTTTTTCGAGCTTACCCATCCTTTCACCAGCCCATAAGGGTGCCTAGGTGATAGACGAGGACGCCTATGATCGTCGCGAGGGTGAGGTTGTAGAGGGTTGCCACGCCCGCCCATTTGCTCCCCGCTTCCGCCCTTATCGCCCCTATGGTCGCTATGCACGGGATGTAGAGGGTGGTGATGAGGGCCAACACGAAGGCCTGCAGGGGCGTCATGGCGGTTCTCATAAGGCTCACCAGGGCGGCGTTCTCCTCTCCAACGCCGTAGATAACCCCGTAGGTGGCGATAACGTTCTCCTTCGCTATTATTCCGAAGATTAAGCTCACCGCGGCCCTCCAGTCGAGCCCCATGAGCTTCGTGATGGGCTCGAGGGCCATGCCGATCCTCTCCGCGTAGCTCCCGCCGCTCCCCATTGCCACGGGGTAGTTGCTAAGGTACCATATCGCTATCGCGCCTACTAGGATAACCGTCCCCGCCTTTCTCAGGAACTCCTTGCTCCTCTCCCATGAGTGGATTATGGCCACTTTCCACGAGGGGACCTCGTATTCGGGAAGCTCTATGACGAAGGGGCTCTCCTCACCCCTGATGACGAACTTTCCGAGGATCAGGGCGGAGAGGAGGGCAATGAATATGCTGACGAAGTAAATCCCCACGGCCACGAGGGAGGCGTGCTCCTCGAAGAACGCCCCCGCGAGGAATGTTATAACGACCATCCTGGCGCTGCAGGGCACGAGGGGGTTCACGAGCATGGTGATGAGCCTGTCCCTCTCGTCCTCGAGCGTTCGGGTGGCCATTATCGCCGGCACGTTGCACCCGAAGGCGAGCACCATCGGGATGAAGCTCTTGCCGGGCAGGCCGAACTTCCTCATTATGCGCTCCATAACG encodes:
- a CDS encoding FeoC-like transcriptional regulator, yielding MGKLEKALELIKSGVRTPEALAERLNTSTEEVDGMLKILESLGYIERVEIGPSCESCPLKKICPGSCIVFKGNVYELGKKAFSLDGDDDF
- a CDS encoding Nif3-like dinuclear metal center hexameric protein, whose amino-acid sequence is MKRDEVVKFLDGYLNISAYPDKSSNGLQVEGKEEVERVAFAVDATLRTIERAAKGGADMLIVHHGMIWGGIDYVTGIHYKRLKALISSGINLYVAHLPLDAHPEVGNNVGLLGLLGLEPKGPFGEYRGLSVGFWGEFDEPQPMEKVAQIIAEKLNTEVKTYEFGKREVKTVGAVSGEGAFALEEAHRRGIDLLITGEFGHADYLTAQDMEQSVLVAGHYKTETLGVKALMDVLRGRLGLDAIFIDDPTGL